The DNA region CCGCCCGATAATGCTTCCCGTCCTTGGTGGCGGCGTATTCCTCTGACGTTACAAATTGTAATAGCCTTAGTGCTGGCTGTGATTGTGGGAATTGCTTTGGGTGCGGGGAACCCTAGCCCCAGCAATGCGGCTTTAATCACTAATTTGGCAATTCCGGCAGAACTGGTACTCAAGGCACTCCGCGCTTTAGCTACGCCACTGATTTTGGTAGCAGTGCTGCATACTTTTATGACGGCGACTATCCCCGGTACCGCCGGACGACGGTTAGCGTTATTACTTTTTACTAATACCACTGTAGCGATTTTGGTTGGGTTGTTTGTGGCTAATGTCTTGCGTCCAGGAACTTGGGGAAGTTTACCCAAACCACAAACAGCAGTAAATAGCGCCAACCTTGATCCTTGGGGGTTAATCAAAGACGCTGTACCAGAAGCCATTCTTGCGCCGTTGGTAAGTAATAATGTGATTCAGTTAATTGTGGTTGCCCTGTGCTTTGGAATTGTGCTGCGGGGTTTAAAATCAGAACAAATCGCCCAAGGTAAAACAGGATTTCAACCCATTGAAGATGTGATTGGAATTTTGTTTGAGGCGGTAATTCGCATTCTCAACTGGGTAATTGCCTTAGTTCCCTTTGCGGTGTTTGGTATTGTGGCTAAAACTGTGGCAGAAAAAGGTTTTGCCCCATTTGTTTCTTTAGCGGCTTTTATTGTGGCGGTGTTGGTAGCCTTGGTGTTACAAGCTTGTTACTATCTCACCAGAGTCAAGTTCGGTTCTTGGGTAAACCCGTGGCGATTTTTGGTTGGTGGTTCGGATGCTTTTATCACGGCGTTCTCGACTTCTTCTTCTACGGTGACAATGCCCATTACTTGGGAAGTTTTGCAAACCAAAGTTGGTTTAAGAGAATCTTCTGCATCTTTGGGGGCGCTAGTCGGGGCAAACTTTAATAATGATGGGACTGCCCTTTAT from Aulosira sp. FACHB-615 includes:
- a CDS encoding dicarboxylate/amino acid:cation symporter — protein: MSQTESQHPPDNASRPWWRRIPLTLQIVIALVLAVIVGIALGAGNPSPSNAALITNLAIPAELVLKALRALATPLILVAVLHTFMTATIPGTAGRRLALLLFTNTTVAILVGLFVANVLRPGTWGSLPKPQTAVNSANLDPWGLIKDAVPEAILAPLVSNNVIQLIVVALCFGIVLRGLKSEQIAQGKTGFQPIEDVIGILFEAVIRILNWVIALVPFAVFGIVAKTVAEKGFAPFVSLAAFIVAVLVALVLQACYYLTRVKFGSWVNPWRFLVGGSDAFITAFSTSSSTVTMPITWEVLQTKVGLRESSASLGALVGANFNNDGTALYEAMSALYISQVIGQHLNLGQQLIVVLTSIFASVGAAGIPNAGLVTMTLVFTSVRLPTEYIALLVTVDWFLDRCRTAINVMGDMTVSAVLDGKKPRYEEENLSEEV